In Zingiber officinale cultivar Zhangliang chromosome 6A, Zo_v1.1, whole genome shotgun sequence, a single genomic region encodes these proteins:
- the LOC121994069 gene encoding rust resistance kinase Lr10-like → MSRLLCLLLLLLHASKAKSWAEDLEGNEEEEFIKDCRTNSACGGTDVSYPFRLNSTPAYCGVQGFEASCSAAGDAIISLPDLGPCKLISMNFESLRIKLGDERADQCSLQKLIYANLTGSIYGSYTLVRCPSGIATDSDSIRGPIPCLSNESQGQFVYQVDASASMDLLPSQCEGTGSAVGACVSGIVAVLAALIIVYILKKSEKDKQTRFKVEQFLAAYGDAKPTRYSFSNIRKITKRFKNKLGQGGYGSVYKGELSKEFRLLLRCLRFEGEGQEFINEVATIGRIHHINIVRLLGFCSERSTRALIYEFMPNESLEKYIFLGQDKGSNKPFNMEKLLNIAIGIARGIKYLHQGCEQRILHFDIKPHNILLDHQLNPKISDFGLAKLCSREISIVTMTAARGTMGYIAPEMYCRNFGTVSYKSDVYSFDMLLLEMIGGRKNHDPEIGKKSEIYYPEWVYDRLVERQDLVLTTEVEEKDGEIMKKLSKVTLWCIQWNPTERPTMTRILHMLTSSEEVHMPPKPFVSNINHDYTN, encoded by the exons ATGAGTCGCCTACTCTGCCTTCTACTACTGCTTCTCCATGCTTCCAAAGCCAAGAGTTGGGCTGAGGATCTCGAGGGGAATGAGGAAGAAGAGTTTATCAAGGATTGCCGAACTAATTCCGCCTGCGGAGGAACAGACGTCAGCTACCCCTTTCGCCTGAACTCGACTCCCGCGTACTGCGGCGTTCAGGGCTTCGAGGCATCATGTTCCGCTGCCGGTGACGCCATCATCTCGCTCCCTGATTTAGGACCCTGCAAGCTCATCTCCATGAATTTTGAGTCCCTTAGAATCAAATTAGGAGATGAAAGAGCTGATCAGTGCTCCTTGCAAAAGCTCATCTACGCCAATCTCACCGGCTCAATTTACGGCAGTTATACGCTGGTGAGATGCCCGAGTGGAATAGCAACAGATTCGGATTCGATTAGAGGACCCATTCCGTGCCTCAGCAATGAGAGTCAAGGGCAGTTTGTTTATCAAGTGGATGCTTCGGCTTCCATGGACCTGCTCCCGTCACAATGCGAGGGCACCGGAAGTGCTGTTG GAGCGTGTGTAAGTGGAATTGTAGCTGTATTAGCAGCTCTCATTATAGTGTACATTTTAAAGAAGTCTGAAAAGGATAAACAAACTCGTTTTAAGGTAGAACAATTTCTAGCAGCATATGGCGATGCAAAACCAACTCGGTATTCTTTTTCAAATATTCGAAAGATCACAAAGAGGTTCAAGAATAAGTTGGGGCAGGGTGGTTATGGAAGTGTGTATAAAGGGGAGCTATCAAAGGAATTCCGGTTGCTGTTAAGATGCTTGAGGTTCGAAGGGGAAGGTCAAGAATTCATCAATGAAGTTGCAACCATTGGAAGGATTCACCACATCAACATTGTTCGCTTGTTGGGATTTTGCTCAGAACGATCAACCCGTGCTTTGATCTACGAGTTCATGCCAAATGAATCTTTGGAAAAGTATATTTTCTTAGGACAAGACAAAGGAAGCAACAAACCATTCAACATGGAGAAATTGTTGAACATTGCGATTGGCATCGCTCGAGGCATCAAGTATTTACATCAGGGATGTGAACAACGCATTttgcattttgatattaaacCACATAACATTCTATTGGATCATCAGTTAAATCCAAAGATTTCAGATTTTGGGCTAGCAAAGCTTTGCTCAAGGGAGATTAGTATTGTGACTATGACTGCTGCGAGAGGTACAATGGGATATATTGCTCCTGAGATGTATTGTAGGAATTTTGGAACAGTGTCATATAAATCTGATGTCTATAGTTTTGACATGTTGTTGTTGGAGATGATAGGAGGCCGAAAAAATCATGATCCTGAAATAGGAAAAAAGAGTGAGATTTATTATCCAGAATGGGTGTACGATCGACTAGTTGAAAGACAAGATTTAGTATTGACAACGGAggtggaagaaaaagatggagaaaTAATGAAGAAGCTCTCCAAGGTGACTTTATGGTGTATTCAGTGGAATCCAACTGAAAGACCTACCATGACTAGAATTCTTCATATGCTTACAAGTTCAGAAGAAGTGCACATGCCTCCTAAACCATTTGTCTCTAATATCAATCATGATTatactaattaa